The genome window ATATCAATAAGGATACAAATAAATTAAGAATATATTCAAGGGAGGCACGACACAATCTACTAATCAAGTGTGCACAATAACATTTCCTTTTTTAGATGTATACTTTAGAAAAGTTGTGATGAAAAGATAATGTCTCTCTGTGACTAAGTTCACATGCCCATGATAGATGATAAAATGCCTCCACCTACTATACAGTTGTTGAAAGCTTAAATAGACTCCAAAAATCAGAGTCCCGGAGACAGACTAAGGCTAATTATGGTGTGGTACTGTGGATAATACAGTCCTGCCACTTTACCTCACTATTTTGGATTTAGAAGATTCACTATATCCACTATATGCCACTCTACCTCACTATTTTGGATTTAGAAGATTCACTATATCAAAATAAATTTAATGTAGAGTTCctatatgtatgtactgtacttaCCTACCTGTCATGAAACTTGATCCAAGAGTACAGCAGAATTATTGCTCCAAAGATACCAAAttctgaaaaaagaaaggaaatgaagaatagtTTTGAAGCATGTATAGAATAAGTGACATTTGTGACTGGAACTCCTGCTGACATGAGTAACACTGCTCAAACTTGAAACTTGCCCCTTCTCagtttgaaaaaagaaaataattacatgATGACTAAGATTAGTCCCTCATATAAGTGTGAAAGCATAGATTAATGGGTTCAGTGTTTGACATATTGACATAAAGCAAGTTATCTTTTATGACCGCTCCTTACTTCGGGCATCAAAACTAAGTTGCCATGCCGTTATTCTCTCCTGTCAGATAGTTTTTCAATCTAAGAAGGGGCACATTGTCAGTTTGtgcaatgtcacacacacatcaatggaAATTCTAATCATGAATgttacttttaattttttttagtatgcTCAGTTTCCCTATAGTGTTAGGGCAAGGATGGTGCCTCCTGGCAGAGGACTTTGGTTTTGGAACATGGAAACTGTAATCCCAAGTGGATGTCCTTCCTAACTGCAGACTGTGGCCAGAATTCTAATCCATACACTTGAGGACCCTGTGACCCCTAAAGTACGCACAAATGTTGCTGACTGTGTATATGAATGGATGACCAACTTTATACACAGAAATCAAAACTGCTACATGTGAATCTGCTTCTTTGGAGGTTTACAACAAATACAGAATATTTGCATTTCAAGATAAATGAATGTATGACAGCTTACCAACTGCAGTTAACAAGCACATTATGTACAAGTAGACTTCATTATCCTTGATCCCTGCAGCTGGGGCAAAGGTGTGGGTGAGGGTAGACCAGCGAACATAGCCTTCACTCAATAACAGGGACACTGCAAGCTTCACATAGAACTGGGGTTCCTGGAAAAATATTTTGTAATAGAAGAGAACAATGGATGATATACACTTCCTGAATTTATAATAGTTCAACTTCTCACTCATAGTGTTCTTCATTCAATCATGACAAACAGTATGTATGTGAATgcaatggaaaaataataaagtacagTACTCACAAAATTGTCTGCATTGAATAAGATGTGTCTGTACACTGCAATGTCCTGAAGTAGCATATCCATAAAGATGATGCTCTTCTCACATTCCACATAGCGATCCACTGTCTGGCCACACGAGGGCTGCAATGATGATAACACTTTGTCACTGAGATGAGATAAAAAGGTGACGATACCTTGATGAAACTGTTACAAGCAGAATCAAAATATTATTAGAAGTTACTTGAAATCTTTAGTAGTGGTCCAGTATAACTATgcctttttattcttatatatatatatttatattccaCACCTTTACAAAAcccatagtatatatatatatatatatatatatatatatatatatatatatatatatatatatatatatatatatatatatatatatatatatatatatatatatatatatatatatatatatatatatatatatatatatatatatatatatatatatatatatatatatatatatatatatatatatatatatatatatatatatatcatacaaTAAAGTGGTGGAAAAATATCTCTAACCTTcatgatgctacaggtggcttGGGATTTCTCCTAACCCAAGTTTTTATCATCTACCCCCAAAAAGTAAAACACTACAGTGCTTTACATATTTTAACTTAACCCCCAAAAAGTAAAACACTACGGTGCTTTACATAttttaacctaaactaacctaaagcATCCTGTCACTAAGCTCTACCCTCCTCAATAAGGTAAAATTACTTTACAGGTTACATttatgctaggttaggtttaggttagaggttaagttagattatgtAAAGCACAGTAGTGAAGCTTAGGTTACGATAAAATAGGTTAAGTATGGTAGTGATTTATTTTCTGACAGTAGATTAATTTTCCAACATGGTGTGAAATGTTTAATTTTCAATAGATCCTTCTTGGGGATAGATACAAAAACTTGGCTTAGAAGAAATCCTGAGTCACTTGTAGCATTGAGGGTCAGTGatatttttccatcactttaTACTATCAAATGATACATGTACTATGGGTTTTGTGAAGGTGTGgagggaaataatagaaaagtaggGAGGCATGGCTATACTGGACCATTACTAAATCTGTACATAATAAACTTCTTTATGTAAAAGGAgtgctgaccaagggcaacaaaaaatttagacaaaaaaatcaataaataaaaagaccacTGAGCTGCCAGTCCCCATACAGAGATAATGAAGGACGAGTGTAATAAAATCTCCCACTGGCAATTTAGAGATAAAGTAATACACATACAGTGACTGGATTATTGCAAATGACTCTGCTTGACTTACAACCAAGATATCATAGATTCCAATTGCTGCTCAAGAGGAGATAATTTGAATTTTCTGTTTTCACAATGTAAACTTGAGGAAAACAGCTCTGAATGTTCCCTGAGATGACACTGCGGCCCACCAACCTTGCACAGGTGTCCTATGAATGCTTAGCGTGGTAGCTATATGGGCTaggcaatgataatgatgataacacttgtgatgatgacgatgatgatgccAGAGTTAATGAGGGTATAGCAGAACTTACAATAATTTGGATATGATGTAAGTCTTAGAATAAATAGCTTTCAATAACTTTTCATTTCCTAACTACTGTTTAAACCCTCAGTCGAATAAAGGAATGCTATCTGGAGTAATAAAATGGACCTTGTGGCATATCCCAATATGCTGTTAGAGTTTTGTACTAAAAAGAATGACAATGTAACAAAAGTCATTGGGACAAATTTATGCACCTCTGAATTCAACACATGATGTAAATAAACTGATACTGCAATGTAAATACTGTGTATGTCAGataattttttctactttaaagGTAAACAAATTTCATCCACCACAACGGAAATTTGTGATCTGAAGCACAGCACTCACACACTCCAGAAGCTTGATGAAATCTCCATCACTCTTTTTAAATAACGCTTTGGCTGGAGTCAAACAAGTAATACATCTGGGTCGCTTGGTCCTGGCTCCCATCGTCACAGACTCACAGTTTGAAGGGCCTGCACCGCCCCGCCTTCCCCACTCCGCTCAGCTGTCTGGTAGGGATGGCAGTTTTGGTCCGAgtagtactcggtttactcggtttttggatttgagtgagtactactcggtttactcggtttttataattcaattacatgttcaatttatgcgttgaaaatgtaatacaggACTTCAAACTAaagagtaaagatttttttcggtattttgttggggaagaaggcggtgcatgccgcacaaccacccagacatgaatggaatagtccaattcctaagaacaagcctaacagtgccaacagtccaacacacgggcttgggtgaaggaaagagagacctgTACGAGTACACGACGAGTAGGCTTACTCAGTCAGTTCACAGTTGGCagttagtagtggtgggcaagtaccgctaatttcagtaccggtacgtaccggtacAAAAGAAACCGTTACCGATACTACCGGTACTgtaccggtacacacacacacacacacacacacacacacacacacacacacacacatatatatatatatatacacacacacacacacatatatatatatatatatatatatatatatatatatatatatatatatatatatatatatatatatatatatatatataagacacaCGGCCAtcttcataatatattgtggttccttttaaaactgatgggaaatacctaaattatagcaaactaacatgaaaaaaataattcgtaatggtatgaattgagtggtatgcagcagcagcagcagtagtagtagaagtagaaatgcaatggtaaaatgccggccaactgcagtgttactgcaccgccagacgccagtccgccagaccgccacccgtcccggccaccgatccgccgagtggtgccgacacattattcattcttagcggtaggaagcagcagagtcccggcacagacgctagacggtacaagcgtcaagcggtaccggaaatgatgccggcacattcagtcgtaccagtacagacgcgtctcgccgagctaccgagaccgcgccgacgcgccagggcagccagtc of Portunus trituberculatus isolate SZX2019 chromosome 37, ASM1759143v1, whole genome shotgun sequence contains these proteins:
- the LOC123514334 gene encoding protein ARV1-like isoform X2, with the protein product MGARTKRPRCITCLTPAKALFKKSDGDFIKLLECPSCGQTVDRYVECEKSIIFMDMLLQDIAVYRHILFNADNFEPQFYVKLAVSLLLSEGYVRWSTLTHTFAPAAGIKDNEVYLYIMCLLTAVEFGIFGAIILLYSWIKFHDRIELSSLYNGLLLGQYGRLANVAAIIWYQSPSLIFQSLVLVFIIISTIQSTRGCGDQDLSGLWLTLTVLSLHNKVTKEVL
- the LOC123514334 gene encoding protein ARV1-like isoform X1 encodes the protein MGARTKRPRCITCLTPAKALFKKSDGDFIKLLECPSCGQTVDRYVECEKSIIFMDMLLQDIAVYRHILFNADNFEPQFYVKLAVSLLLSEGYVRWSTLTHTFAPAAGIKDNEVYLYIMCLLTAVEFGIFGAIILLYSWIKFHDRIELSSLYNGLLLGQYGRLANVAAIIWYQSPSLIFQSLVLVFIIISTIQSTRGAINTGRCESSFLVITATAISTSSSYIFQLYLIDMYKKYSL